Proteins from a single region of Haloterrigena turkmenica DSM 5511:
- a CDS encoding winged helix-turn-helix domain-containing protein — MKLRQPTDFLILEALEEKGRNVATNLAEHTGKSRKNINTRLPVLEDYGLVRKIGPAERSGLYEITSTGKAALVYRDQYDEVDDFDALIEGPSAGGVDDNGDPQASFVRGEDESDDDE; from the coding sequence GTGAAACTGCGTCAACCTACTGATTTCTTGATCCTTGAGGCGCTCGAGGAGAAAGGCCGGAACGTCGCAACGAATCTCGCCGAACACACGGGGAAGAGTCGTAAGAACATCAACACTCGATTACCGGTACTCGAAGATTACGGACTGGTTCGCAAAATCGGTCCTGCCGAGCGGTCCGGGCTGTACGAGATTACGTCGACCGGAAAGGCGGCGCTCGTCTATCGCGATCAGTACGACGAGGTTGACGACTTCGACGCGCTCATCGAAGGCCCGAGCGCCGGCGGGGTCGACGACAACGGGGACCCACAGGCGAGTTTCGTCCGCGGCGAGGACGAGAGCGACGACGACGAGTAA
- a CDS encoding peptidase M10A and M12B matrixin and adamalysin has translation MKRRVFLGAVGSLTSVGTLAYTTREPVETLEIRVWLSRGAAAYDGVGERIREYLERICDLEYWTLECSVGGTVDVSTEDGARVTSSGEWPLMLAAGAVGAHAVTPVADVNLLVTDGQMRRTPTGYGLPHVASVGGARHVASLESFDDLLSRPAANAERGIVPKEPATRSMQVLVHEIGHALGLDHEHGISFRDGNAIVATPMLSSYAWNGDADVERSACGRSYPEPADGPRKLSLAFSSCARRELAAYSGSRVG, from the coding sequence GTGAAGCGACGCGTGTTTCTCGGGGCCGTCGGCTCGCTTACCTCCGTCGGCACGTTAGCGTATACGACTCGAGAGCCGGTCGAAACCCTCGAGATCCGCGTCTGGCTCTCGAGGGGCGCCGCGGCGTACGACGGCGTCGGCGAGCGGATTCGAGAGTACCTCGAGCGGATCTGCGATCTCGAGTACTGGACGCTCGAGTGCTCGGTCGGCGGCACCGTCGACGTCTCGACCGAAGACGGGGCGCGCGTCACGAGCAGCGGGGAGTGGCCGCTGATGCTCGCGGCGGGCGCGGTGGGAGCGCACGCGGTCACCCCCGTCGCCGACGTCAACCTGCTCGTCACGGACGGACAGATGCGACGGACGCCGACCGGATACGGACTCCCGCACGTCGCGTCGGTCGGCGGCGCCCGGCACGTCGCCTCGCTCGAGTCGTTCGACGACCTCCTCTCGAGGCCGGCGGCGAACGCCGAGCGGGGTATCGTGCCGAAGGAACCGGCGACGCGCTCGATGCAGGTGCTCGTCCACGAGATCGGCCACGCGCTCGGGCTGGATCACGAACACGGGATCTCCTTCCGGGACGGCAACGCGATCGTCGCGACGCCGATGCTGAGCAGCTACGCCTGGAACGGCGACGCTGACGTCGAACGCTCGGCGTGCGGACGATCGTATCCGGAGCCAGCGGATGGCCCGCGAAAGCTCAGTCTGGCGTTCTCCTCGTGTGCGCGACGCGAACTCGCCGCGTACAGCGGCAGCAGGGTCGGATAG
- a CDS encoding Cdc6/Cdc18 family protein — MSSSGDDLFTRDDPIFENKELLEINHLPEEGRIVGRDDEISDLANAVNPAIFGQSPSNLLIYGKTGTGKSLCAKHISERLVRVATEEGVTAEFAYVDCAQDSTETQAVQTIAYSLNDPERTDIKIPDKGLSTSTYYKRLWTVLDSQYEVVLIILDEVDKLDDDDILMQLSRAGEAGKLDDCKIGVIGISNKIKYKDRMDERVKSSLCEREFVFPPYDANQLRDIMQARSDAFKDGVLEPSVIPRAAALAAREHGDARKAIDILRYAGEIAQSNGSETVREEYVVQARERAETDRFRELIRGSTPHSRYVLQALAVLALNTPDEDGFRTTKIFDVYEEICRQEGSDTLSLRRVRDLLKEHAFLDIIEQSRQSGGSAEGSYTEHQLLEDPDVVRKVLVETDDA, encoded by the coding sequence ATGTCGAGTTCCGGCGACGACCTGTTTACCCGTGACGACCCGATCTTCGAGAACAAGGAGCTGCTCGAGATCAATCACCTCCCGGAGGAGGGGCGGATCGTCGGCCGGGACGACGAGATCTCCGATCTCGCCAACGCCGTCAACCCGGCGATCTTCGGGCAGAGTCCGAGCAACCTGCTCATCTACGGGAAGACGGGCACGGGGAAGTCTCTCTGTGCGAAACACATCTCCGAACGGCTGGTCCGCGTCGCGACGGAGGAGGGCGTCACCGCGGAGTTCGCCTACGTCGACTGCGCCCAGGACAGCACGGAGACGCAGGCGGTCCAGACGATCGCCTACTCGCTGAACGATCCCGAGCGGACCGATATCAAGATTCCCGACAAGGGGCTCAGCACGTCGACCTACTATAAGCGCCTCTGGACGGTGCTGGACTCCCAGTACGAGGTCGTCCTCATCATCTTGGACGAGGTCGATAAGCTCGACGACGACGACATCCTCATGCAACTCTCGCGCGCGGGCGAGGCCGGCAAACTCGATGACTGCAAGATCGGCGTCATCGGAATCAGCAACAAGATCAAGTACAAAGACCGAATGGACGAGCGGGTCAAGTCCAGCCTCTGCGAGCGGGAGTTCGTCTTCCCGCCCTACGACGCCAACCAGCTACGGGACATCATGCAGGCCCGCAGCGACGCGTTCAAGGACGGCGTCCTCGAGCCCTCGGTCATCCCTCGAGCCGCCGCCCTCGCAGCACGGGAACACGGCGACGCGCGGAAGGCGATCGACATCCTTCGCTACGCCGGCGAGATCGCCCAATCGAACGGCAGCGAGACGGTTCGCGAGGAGTACGTCGTGCAGGCCCGCGAACGCGCCGAGACCGATCGGTTCCGGGAACTCATTCGGGGCTCGACGCCCCATTCTCGGTACGTCCTGCAAGCTCTCGCGGTCCTCGCGCTCAACACGCCCGACGAGGACGGCTTTCGAACGACTAAGATCTTCGACGTCTACGAGGAGATCTGTCGACAGGAGGGGTCGGACACGCTCTCCTTGCGCCGCGTCCGCGACCTCCTGAAGGAACACGCCTTCCTCGACATCATCGAGCAGTCCCGCCAGAGCGGCGGCAGCGCCGAGGGGAGCTACACCGAACACCAACTGCTCGAGGACCCGGACGTCGTCCGGAAGGTGCTCGTCGAGACCGACGACGCGTAG
- a CDS encoding bacterio-opsin activator domain-containing protein yields the protein MSPENRPGPIIHLSTSHSESLQERLREATPSDVRSMPPTTHEDDLEAVSDGRDESRAKDESDAEPSVPVGIVLELESPERVRTALERLSGAWLDAPTVVAPPTGSEALAAAALRGDADEYAPLDGDGDPVERILDAIRPPRGTADEAASAHESDGEPTAANGAGPAVGASTAPVERQPSTESTGEYHRILANELPDEAFVIAADGTYLEAKVRPDAADLYTTTADELPGKTLMEVFPDDDAEELQACIDRTLRTGDIQSIEYAAKTTDGRRRYEGRVVPIDEPIDGRKAVVWLARDITERIQRERELRSRRDELETLNRISAVVGRVIDTLVEAPSREAIEREVCDQLVESELYCGAWITERTGEGTLAFRTGAGDVDAHLDCANELEEGHECLVQQAVETGEIQTETKIPTSDSIPEPLRAAARADGVRSAIAAPISHNDSVYGVLTVLAGREDAFGESERSGFGLLGETIGFTIMAVKNRQLLFSDTVVELEFRIDGGDTFSFDLSERYDCTVSLEWAGTTTDGRTVQYVTIDGLDGETVLEEADAHPSIENCRLIHDGCESCTVEMRLAKSGVRTLANHGATFREVTVDDGVGTCLIEVSQDANVREIAKALTVIYENTELVARREIDRPVRTAAQRRDRVFDQLTDRQLTTLRLAYYSGFFEWPRESTGEEIAEAMDVSPPTMHQHLRKGMKAVLEEFFEAGGGPELN from the coding sequence ATGTCCCCCGAGAACCGTCCCGGCCCGATCATACACCTCTCGACGTCTCACTCGGAGTCGCTCCAAGAACGGCTTCGCGAAGCGACGCCATCTGACGTTCGCTCGATGCCACCGACGACTCACGAGGACGATCTCGAGGCCGTCTCCGACGGGAGAGACGAGTCGAGGGCGAAAGACGAGTCCGACGCGGAGCCGTCGGTTCCCGTCGGGATCGTCCTCGAACTCGAGTCTCCCGAACGGGTACGGACTGCCCTGGAGCGACTGTCCGGAGCGTGGCTGGACGCGCCGACGGTCGTCGCTCCGCCGACCGGCAGTGAAGCGCTCGCGGCGGCGGCGCTGCGGGGCGACGCCGACGAGTACGCGCCCCTCGACGGCGACGGGGATCCGGTCGAGCGAATCCTCGACGCGATTCGACCGCCTCGCGGGACGGCCGACGAGGCAGCCAGCGCCCACGAGAGCGACGGCGAACCGACGGCGGCGAACGGTGCAGGCCCGGCAGTGGGCGCCTCCACAGCCCCGGTCGAGAGACAGCCGTCGACGGAATCGACCGGCGAGTACCACCGCATCCTCGCGAACGAGTTACCCGACGAGGCCTTCGTCATCGCCGCCGACGGCACCTACCTCGAGGCGAAGGTCCGGCCCGACGCCGCCGATCTCTACACGACGACGGCCGACGAACTGCCCGGGAAGACACTCATGGAGGTGTTTCCCGACGACGACGCCGAGGAGTTACAGGCGTGTATCGATCGAACGCTCCGGACCGGCGATATACAGTCGATCGAATATGCGGCGAAGACGACCGACGGCCGCCGACGGTACGAGGGGCGGGTCGTCCCGATCGACGAACCGATCGACGGCCGGAAGGCCGTCGTCTGGCTCGCCAGAGACATTACTGAGCGGATCCAGCGAGAGCGGGAACTGCGATCGCGACGGGACGAACTCGAGACGCTCAACAGGATCAGCGCGGTCGTCGGACGGGTGATCGATACGCTGGTCGAGGCCCCCTCCCGGGAGGCCATCGAACGGGAGGTCTGCGACCAGCTCGTCGAGTCGGAACTGTACTGCGGGGCCTGGATCACCGAGCGAACGGGCGAGGGAACCCTCGCCTTCCGAACCGGCGCCGGCGACGTAGACGCGCACCTCGACTGCGCGAACGAACTCGAGGAGGGCCACGAGTGTCTGGTCCAGCAGGCCGTCGAGACCGGCGAGATCCAAACGGAGACGAAGATTCCGACGAGCGATTCGATACCCGAACCGCTTCGGGCGGCCGCCCGGGCGGACGGCGTCCGATCCGCGATCGCCGCTCCGATCAGTCACAACGACTCGGTCTACGGCGTGCTGACGGTCCTCGCGGGCCGCGAAGACGCCTTCGGAGAGAGCGAGCGATCCGGATTCGGCCTGCTCGGCGAGACGATCGGCTTTACGATCATGGCCGTCAAGAACCGCCAGCTGCTGTTTTCCGACACGGTCGTCGAACTCGAGTTCCGGATCGACGGCGGCGATACCTTCTCGTTCGACCTCTCCGAGCGGTACGACTGTACCGTCTCGCTCGAGTGGGCCGGGACGACGACGGACGGCCGTACCGTCCAGTACGTCACGATCGACGGCCTCGACGGCGAGACCGTCCTCGAGGAGGCCGACGCCCACCCGTCGATCGAGAACTGTCGGCTCATTCACGACGGCTGCGAGAGCTGCACGGTCGAGATGCGCCTCGCGAAGTCGGGGGTCCGGACGCTCGCGAACCACGGCGCGACGTTCCGCGAGGTCACCGTCGACGACGGCGTGGGAACCTGTCTGATCGAGGTCTCCCAGGACGCGAACGTCCGCGAGATCGCGAAGGCGTTGACCGTGATCTACGAGAACACCGAACTCGTCGCGCGCCGCGAGATCGACCGTCCGGTTCGAACCGCCGCCCAGCGGCGGGATCGCGTCTTCGATCAACTGACCGATCGACAGCTGACGACGCTGCGACTCGCCTACTACAGCGGCTTCTTCGAGTGGCCCCGCGAGAGCACCGGCGAAGAGATCGCCGAGGCGATGGACGTCTCGCCGCCGACGATGCACCAGCACCTCCGGAAAGGGATGAAGGCGGTCCTCGAGGAGTTCTTCGAAGCCGGCGGCGGCCCGGAGCTGAACTGA
- a CDS encoding cobyric acid synthase, which yields MTRTLLVAGTASHVGKSTVAAGLCRLLADREVDIAPFKGQNMSNNARVVVRPEGAEPGELATENEDGTETDADRWGEIGVSQFVQARAARITPTTDCNPVLLKPRGDGESQLVLQGRAHEHVPASRYYEEFWDEAREAAEESYRRLAADHEVIVAEGAGSIGEINLHDRDLANVETAAFADADILLLVDIERGGAFASLYGTIELLPDSLRERVVGAVITKFRGDRSLLEPGIEEIESKTGVPVLGVLPYDDPGLPEEDSVGLPSRSERGVLGDDDGVPDERRLTIAVPRLPRISNATDLEALAAEPGVSVAFVPVEAGPTAEERAISTDPLAAVDADAVVVPGTKNTVDDLLALHEAGFADALAAFDGPIVGVCGGYQLLGERITNADLEGTGDDAVVEGLGLLPVETRFEGTKRLEQTTVPVDGEASPLLAGADGTASGYEIHAGRTRVLEGETEEIARPLGDSSAARGRVLGTYLHGLFDNEAVRTAFLEAVASEAGIDRPRRNGETTGSTPYDRAAALVGEHIALEALGPPFDS from the coding sequence ATGACCAGAACGCTGCTCGTCGCCGGAACCGCGAGCCACGTCGGCAAGTCGACGGTCGCCGCCGGCCTCTGTCGGTTGCTCGCCGACCGCGAGGTCGACATCGCCCCCTTCAAGGGCCAGAACATGAGCAACAACGCTCGAGTGGTCGTCCGGCCCGAGGGCGCAGAGCCGGGAGAACTCGCGACCGAAAACGAGGACGGAACCGAAACGGACGCCGACCGCTGGGGCGAGATCGGCGTCTCGCAGTTCGTGCAGGCTCGAGCGGCCCGCATCACCCCTACGACCGACTGCAACCCGGTCCTGCTCAAACCCCGCGGCGACGGGGAGAGTCAGCTGGTTCTGCAGGGTCGGGCCCACGAACACGTCCCGGCCAGCCGGTACTACGAGGAGTTCTGGGACGAGGCCCGCGAGGCCGCCGAGGAGTCCTACAGACGGCTTGCGGCCGACCACGAGGTGATCGTCGCAGAGGGCGCCGGCAGCATCGGCGAGATCAACCTCCACGATCGGGACCTCGCGAACGTCGAGACCGCCGCGTTCGCCGACGCCGATATCCTCCTGCTGGTCGACATCGAGCGCGGCGGGGCCTTCGCCAGCCTCTACGGCACCATCGAGCTCCTGCCGGACTCGCTGCGCGAGCGGGTCGTCGGCGCGGTCATCACCAAGTTCCGCGGCGACCGGTCGCTGCTCGAGCCCGGTATCGAGGAGATCGAGTCGAAGACCGGCGTGCCGGTTCTGGGCGTGCTACCATACGACGACCCCGGCCTGCCCGAGGAGGACAGCGTCGGCTTGCCGTCGCGGAGCGAGCGCGGCGTGCTGGGCGACGACGACGGCGTTCCCGACGAACGCCGACTCACGATCGCCGTCCCCCGACTCCCCCGGATTTCGAACGCGACGGACCTCGAGGCGCTGGCCGCGGAGCCGGGCGTCTCGGTCGCGTTCGTGCCGGTCGAAGCGGGGCCGACGGCCGAGGAGCGAGCGATCAGTACCGATCCCCTCGCGGCCGTCGACGCCGACGCGGTCGTCGTACCGGGCACCAAGAACACGGTCGACGATCTACTGGCGCTCCACGAGGCCGGCTTCGCCGACGCGCTCGCAGCGTTCGACGGGCCGATCGTCGGCGTCTGCGGCGGCTACCAGCTACTCGGGGAACGGATTACGAACGCGGATCTCGAGGGGACCGGCGACGATGCCGTCGTCGAGGGCCTCGGGCTGTTGCCAGTCGAAACGCGGTTCGAGGGGACCAAGCGGTTAGAGCAGACGACGGTTCCCGTCGACGGCGAGGCGTCGCCGCTGCTGGCCGGCGCCGACGGCACCGCGTCGGGCTACGAGATCCACGCCGGACGAACGCGAGTACTCGAGGGAGAAACCGAAGAAATCGCCCGCCCGCTCGGCGACTCGAGTGCGGCCCGCGGACGGGTGCTCGGGACGTACCTCCACGGCCTGTTCGACAACGAGGCGGTCCGAACGGCGTTTCTCGAGGCCGTCGCGTCGGAGGCGGGAATCGACCGCCCGCGTCGCAACGGTGAGACGACCGGATCGACGCCGTACGACCGCGCTGCGGCACTGGTCGGCGAGCACATCGCTCTCGAGGCGCTCGGCCCGCCGTTCGACTCGTGA
- a CDS encoding alpha,alpha-trehalose-phosphate synthase (UDP-forming) → MRFTDARLPSTHPSNRQLRADGYGRSTADSRSDGSVCPGSLIVVSNRQPYRHEYDSAFEDADSDDRSTGTSSITVDEPTGGLTAGLDPVVQASEGTWIAWGDGEADFDVADDDGCIAVPPDDESYTLQRIDLSEEAVDSYYYGFSNRVLWPLCHGFVDLVENRSNDFEWYRTVNERFADAVAEHAEPDSVVWVQDYHFGLAPRMIRESVPRSTTVAQFWHIPWPTPASFQHCPGGRAILEGLLGNDLLGFHIDRYVEQFLDCVERYLPGADVDRIQRTVAYDGGTTRVVATPMGVDAPTHDGNARSVESDQLSSLFDRYDISRENVIGLGVDRLDYSKGIPERLAAIERFLERNPGWHGEFTFLQTATPSRTDIDAYQRHGNLVRSEVTRINRRFGTDDWEPIVYTEDYLSNEELSGLYRRADLMVVSPLVDGMNLVAQEYVAANVDGDGVLVLSEGTGAHDRLGSHALTIDPTDVDGFASQLEAAVTMAPRERQHRMNTLRNRVFDGDLEWWMETQFDWIRRIHADERRGGGARGSDADSDRDPDSDAGSDTDAGRSTDRGGDSRSDSRSSLDGDTNEHPSTV, encoded by the coding sequence ATGCGATTTACCGATGCGCGGTTGCCGTCGACGCATCCGAGCAATCGTCAGTTACGGGCCGACGGATACGGCCGCTCGACCGCGGATTCGCGGTCTGACGGGTCCGTCTGTCCCGGTTCTCTAATCGTTGTTTCGAACCGCCAGCCGTACCGCCACGAGTACGATTCGGCGTTCGAGGACGCCGATAGCGACGACCGATCGACCGGCACATCGTCGATTACGGTCGACGAACCGACCGGCGGCCTGACGGCCGGTCTCGATCCCGTGGTCCAGGCCTCCGAGGGAACCTGGATCGCCTGGGGCGACGGCGAGGCCGACTTCGACGTCGCCGACGACGACGGCTGTATCGCGGTGCCGCCGGACGACGAGTCGTACACCCTCCAGCGGATCGATCTCTCGGAGGAGGCGGTCGACTCCTACTACTACGGGTTCAGCAATCGCGTGCTCTGGCCGCTCTGTCACGGCTTCGTCGATCTCGTCGAGAACCGGTCGAACGATTTCGAGTGGTACCGGACGGTCAACGAGCGCTTCGCCGACGCGGTGGCCGAACACGCCGAGCCCGACTCCGTGGTCTGGGTGCAGGACTATCACTTCGGTCTCGCGCCGCGGATGATCCGGGAGTCGGTTCCCCGATCGACGACCGTCGCCCAGTTCTGGCACATTCCGTGGCCGACGCCGGCCTCGTTCCAGCACTGCCCGGGCGGGCGGGCGATCCTCGAGGGCCTGCTCGGCAACGACTTGCTCGGCTTTCACATCGACCGCTACGTCGAACAGTTCCTCGACTGCGTCGAGCGATACCTGCCGGGGGCCGACGTCGATCGAATCCAGCGGACCGTCGCCTACGACGGGGGAACGACGCGGGTCGTCGCGACGCCGATGGGCGTCGACGCGCCGACTCACGACGGGAACGCGCGATCGGTCGAATCGGACCAGCTCTCGTCGCTGTTCGACCGCTACGACATCTCCCGCGAGAACGTCATCGGGCTCGGCGTCGATCGCCTCGATTACTCGAAGGGGATCCCCGAACGGCTGGCGGCGATCGAACGGTTCCTCGAGCGAAATCCGGGGTGGCACGGCGAGTTTACGTTCCTCCAGACGGCGACGCCGTCCCGGACCGATATCGACGCCTACCAGCGCCACGGCAACCTCGTCAGGAGCGAAGTGACGCGGATCAACCGGCGGTTCGGAACCGACGACTGGGAGCCGATCGTCTACACCGAAGACTACCTCTCGAACGAGGAACTGTCCGGGCTCTACCGCCGCGCCGACCTGATGGTCGTGAGCCCGCTAGTCGACGGGATGAACCTGGTCGCCCAGGAGTACGTCGCCGCGAACGTCGACGGGGACGGTGTGCTCGTCCTGAGCGAGGGAACCGGGGCCCACGATCGGCTCGGGTCGCACGCGCTGACGATCGATCCGACCGACGTCGACGGCTTCGCGTCGCAACTCGAGGCGGCGGTTACGATGGCGCCCCGCGAGCGCCAACACCGGATGAACACGCTCCGGAACCGGGTCTTCGACGGTGACCTCGAGTGGTGGATGGAGACCCAGTTCGACTGGATTCGCCGGATCCACGCCGACGAACGACGCGGCGGCGGGGCTCGCGGCTCCGACGCCGATTCCGATCGCGACCCTGATTCCGACGCCGGTTCGGATACCGACGCAGGCCGGAGCACCGACCGCGGAGGCGACTCTCGATCGGACTCTCGGTCAAGTTTGGACGGGGACACGAACGAACACCCCTCGACAGTGTGA
- a CDS encoding aminopeptidase P family protein, translating into MRSPFKRRLEACQRRLERTDAALAVLVPGPNLTYLTGFEESPSERHLLLFVPQVGDPVVVAPAMYDAQLRTLPIETLAVRLWDDDDDPLEEIEAVLAELLPADDERSGSSRDDAPTILVDDRMWATFTQDLRECAPAATFDLASRVLEDLRIRKDDVELAALRRAGEIADRVSLEIRSRGTELVGRTEAELANEIEGLLAEYGGGEPAFETIVASGPNGARPHHHSGDREIERGDPIVLDFGAFVDADLEDGTGRYPGDQTRTIVVGDEPADEYERYDRVHEVVREAQQLAVETVEPGVTAGAVDRAARSVIEDAGYGDEFVHRTGHGVGLEVHEPPYIVADNDRELEPGMVFSVEPGIYLEGEFGVRIEDLVVVTEDGAERLNESSRGWETGEIHS; encoded by the coding sequence ATGCGATCCCCGTTCAAACGCCGTCTCGAGGCGTGTCAACGCCGACTCGAGCGCACCGACGCCGCGCTGGCCGTCCTCGTTCCGGGCCCGAATCTCACCTACCTGACCGGCTTCGAGGAATCACCGTCGGAGCGACACCTGCTGCTGTTCGTCCCGCAGGTCGGCGATCCGGTCGTCGTCGCGCCGGCGATGTACGACGCCCAGCTCCGGACGCTGCCGATCGAAACGCTCGCGGTACGGCTGTGGGACGACGATGACGACCCGCTCGAGGAAATCGAGGCGGTGCTGGCGGAGCTACTGCCGGCGGACGACGAGCGATCCGGCTCGTCTCGGGACGACGCGCCGACGATTCTCGTCGACGACCGCATGTGGGCGACGTTCACACAGGACCTGCGGGAGTGCGCGCCGGCGGCGACGTTCGACCTCGCCAGTCGTGTCCTCGAGGACCTCCGGATCCGGAAGGACGACGTCGAACTCGCGGCGCTCCGGCGGGCCGGCGAGATCGCGGACCGCGTCTCGCTCGAGATCCGTTCCCGTGGAACCGAGCTGGTCGGGCGAACGGAAGCGGAACTGGCGAACGAGATCGAGGGGCTGCTCGCCGAGTACGGCGGCGGCGAGCCGGCGTTCGAGACGATCGTTGCGTCGGGACCCAACGGCGCCCGACCCCACCACCACAGCGGCGACCGGGAGATCGAGCGCGGCGACCCGATCGTCCTGGATTTCGGGGCGTTCGTCGACGCCGACCTCGAGGACGGGACGGGCCGCTATCCCGGCGACCAGACGCGGACGATCGTCGTCGGCGACGAGCCCGCAGACGAGTACGAGCGGTACGATCGGGTACACGAGGTCGTCCGCGAGGCCCAGCAGCTCGCCGTCGAGACCGTCGAACCCGGCGTGACGGCCGGCGCGGTCGATCGGGCGGCGCGATCGGTCATCGAGGACGCCGGCTACGGCGACGAATTCGTCCACCGAACCGGTCACGGCGTCGGCCTCGAGGTCCACGAACCGCCCTACATCGTCGCGGACAACGACCGCGAACTCGAGCCCGGGATGGTCTTCTCCGTCGAACCGGGGATCTACCTCGAGGGCGAGTTCGGCGTCCGGATCGAAGACCTGGTCGTCGTCACCGAGGACGGCGCTGAGCGGCTGAACGAGTCGTCCCGCGGGTGGGAGACCGGCGAAATCCACTCGTAG
- a CDS encoding ribbon-helix-helix domain-containing protein, with product MAKDTVRYPDEVVEAIDELVDDGMFESKSEFYRFSAEYVLTLLNNDHDVKTFNFDEIKTELDISEEDHAKALGADGGTFFLDAVITVRKHGLRGDYEAAERFIDTHYESTDQECIILEELLGTYRSEPT from the coding sequence ATGGCCAAAGATACCGTCAGGTACCCGGACGAGGTCGTCGAGGCGATCGACGAACTGGTCGACGACGGTATGTTCGAGAGCAAATCCGAGTTCTATCGCTTCTCCGCGGAGTACGTGCTCACGCTGCTCAACAACGATCACGATGTGAAGACGTTCAACTTCGACGAGATCAAGACCGAACTCGACATCTCCGAGGAGGATCACGCGAAGGCGCTGGGTGCCGACGGTGGAACCTTCTTCCTCGACGCCGTGATCACCGTGCGCAAACACGGGCTTCGAGGCGACTACGAGGCCGCCGAGCGGTTCATCGACACCCACTATGAGTCGACCGACCAGGAGTGTATCATCCTCGAGGAGCTGCTCGGAACCTACCGTTCGGAGCCGACGTAA
- the otsB gene encoding trehalose-phosphatase, which translates to MSDETPPRPVDEARDRIRSRLDAGTRLCCCLDFDGTLAPIVEDPDAAAPTAENEAAVASLAADPSVSTAIVSGRALADVRDRIDGPSIYAGNHGLELERNDSLAVHPVARKRAARIDEVCGILESVLEPIPNARIENKRLTGTVHYRSVPPAMRPTVQRRTHAVVDRFGGDALEVSSGKRILEIGPSIPWGKGNAVALIAADMPPGAVPLYIGDDVTDESAFRTVEPDGIGIRVGGDEPSAASYRLDSPDAVARFLEWLESIATETLERSVSKASAPAESAIGASGSIDGPFRT; encoded by the coding sequence ATGTCGGACGAAACCCCTCCCCGTCCAGTTGACGAGGCGCGGGACCGGATCCGTTCGCGACTCGACGCCGGCACGAGGCTGTGTTGCTGTCTGGACTTCGACGGCACGCTCGCGCCGATCGTCGAGGATCCCGACGCGGCGGCGCCGACGGCGGAAAACGAGGCGGCGGTCGCGTCGCTGGCGGCCGATCCGTCGGTCTCGACGGCGATCGTCAGCGGCCGCGCGCTGGCCGACGTTCGCGACCGCATCGACGGCCCGTCGATCTACGCTGGCAATCACGGGCTCGAACTCGAGCGAAACGACTCGCTCGCCGTCCACCCGGTCGCGCGCAAACGCGCGGCGCGCATCGACGAGGTGTGCGGGATCCTCGAGTCGGTCCTCGAGCCGATCCCGAACGCCCGGATCGAAAACAAGCGATTGACGGGGACGGTACACTACCGGTCCGTGCCGCCGGCGATGCGGCCGACCGTCCAGCGGCGGACGCACGCGGTGGTCGACCGCTTCGGCGGCGACGCCCTCGAGGTGTCGTCCGGGAAGCGCATCCTCGAAATCGGGCCGTCGATCCCGTGGGGGAAGGGGAACGCGGTCGCGTTAATCGCGGCTGATATGCCGCCGGGGGCCGTCCCGCTCTATATCGGCGACGACGTGACCGACGAATCGGCGTTTCGGACCGTCGAACCCGACGGGATCGGGATACGCGTCGGCGGCGACGAGCCGTCGGCCGCGTCCTATCGGCTCGACTCGCCGGACGCCGTCGCGCGGTTCCTCGAGTGGCTCGAATCGATCGCGACCGAAACGCTCGAGCGGAGCGTCTCGAAGGCGAGTGCGCCGGCCGAATCTGCGATCGGCGCTAGCGGATCGATCGACGGGCCGTTCCGAACCTGA